The DNA sequence GGTATTGCCCCATGGCACTGCCTGCCTATTTCACTAGATGTTGGCACCAATAACAAAGAACTCCTCAATGACGATGAATATCTTGGTTGGAGGCATGAACGGCTTGAAGGTCAGGATTACATCGATTTCATTCAACGTTTTGCCCGTGCCTTCAGGGCCGTTTTCCCCAACACTCTCTGCCAGTGGGAAGATTTTTCCAAACAAAATGCCTTCGCGATCAGAGACACCTACCTTCACGATCTGATCTCATTTAATGATGACATTCAAGGAACTGGTGCCGTGACACTGGCTGGCATCTACTCTGCCATGAAAATTAAGAAAGAGTCGATTACCGACCAGGTTTTCCTGATTCATGGGGCTGGGGCTGGCGGGGTCGGTATTGCAGAACAGATTGAAGTGGCCTTAATTGAAGCAGGACTCGACCAGCAGGCCGCCCGCGCTAAAATCTTCACCCTCGATAGTCGGGGAGTGGTAACCTCTGACCGCAAACTTGAGCCATACAAGGAAAAATTCGCTAAAGATCCGGCAAAACTCACCTGGCTTAAAGCATCAACAGACGGTTCATTGCTTAATGTCATTATCAATGAAAAGGTTACGGTTCTTATCGGCACATCAGGCCAACAGGGCTGTTTTTCAAAAGACATTGTCGATGCGGTCATGCAGAACACCGACAGGCCGGTAATTTTCCCTTTGAGCAATCCCACTTCAATGTCAGAGGCAGTTCCGAAAGATATTTATGAGTGGACCTCCGGCCAGGCACTTGTCGCAACCGGCAGCCCCTTTGATCCCGTTATCGCCGATGGTGAATCAATCCGCATCGGTCAATGCAATAATGTTTTCGTTTTTCCTGGTGTCGGTCTTGGCGTCCTTGCCTCTGGAGCAAAAGAGGTCTTACCGGCCTTTTTCACCGCTGCGGCTAAAGCAGTTTCAGAATCGGTTTCAGATGATGATCTCGCCAGGGGAATCTTGTTTCCACCGGTTCATTCTTTAGCAGAAGTGAGTTTAAAGGTCGCCAACTCTGTAGGAGAATGTGCACTTAAAGAAGGTGTCGCACGCCTTTGCGTTTTTAGCAATTATCAACATAACAGTGATATAAAACGCCTGAAAACTCTCATAAAAAATATGCGTTGGACACCTGACTAT is a window from the Desulfobulbaceae bacterium genome containing:
- a CDS encoding NAD-dependent malic enzyme, which gives rise to MPRDDYGFKFDDYGNTEAILVYNRGFGLFGNCYTCKGTAYTEEERNQLDLNASVPPSVRTLATQVRNSVNKVNAKESDVEKFIYLRALFDRNATLAHAVIASDIERYMRIIYTPVVGYACQHYSSMFRQANGLHFYPGNIDSAESILRQFVHRDIRVAVVTDNQGILGIGDQGAGGIAICLGKLMLYTQGAGIAPWHCLPISLDVGTNNKELLNDDEYLGWRHERLEGQDYIDFIQRFARAFRAVFPNTLCQWEDFSKQNAFAIRDTYLHDLISFNDDIQGTGAVTLAGIYSAMKIKKESITDQVFLIHGAGAGGVGIAEQIEVALIEAGLDQQAARAKIFTLDSRGVVTSDRKLEPYKEKFAKDPAKLTWLKASTDGSLLNVIINEKVTVLIGTSGQQGCFSKDIVDAVMQNTDRPVIFPLSNPTSMSEAVPKDIYEWTSGQALVATGSPFDPVIADGESIRIGQCNNVFVFPGVGLGVLASGAKEVLPAFFTAAAKAVSESVSDDDLARGILFPPVHSLAEVSLKVANSVGECALKEGVARLCVFSNYQHNSDIKRLKTLIKNMRWTPDYIPLIPM